In Jejubacter calystegiae, the following are encoded in one genomic region:
- a CDS encoding phage holin, lambda family, whose product MKWIDSFLPSLYAALAAGSISALMSIYDGKSVVKTVTGALSCGILTLAIAGSLELFGLPGNSVTFVGATIGFVGAEKVRDKVLALFNRRTDNRRGPGG is encoded by the coding sequence ATGAAGTGGATAGACAGTTTTCTTCCATCGCTGTATGCCGCGCTGGCGGCGGGCAGTATCTCTGCGCTGATGAGCATCTACGACGGCAAGTCGGTAGTGAAAACCGTTACCGGCGCGCTGTCATGCGGGATTCTGACCCTGGCGATAGCCGGCTCGCTGGAGCTGTTTGGCTTGCCCGGTAATTCGGTCACCTTTGTTGGGGCCACTATCGGTTTTGTTGGCGCTGAAAAAGTACGCGATAAGGTGCTGGCGCTGTTTAATCGTCGCACCGATAACCGCCGGGGGCCGGGCGGCTGA
- a CDS encoding family 20 glycosylhydrolase yields MPDVKFPENSIIPSIKEYSTVADASLSLNKLTTIYISNENQIPDLESKLAVFIEEFKLLTGKALTLTYDKPVEQAGCIIVEINSENASGYFDEHYIDVMPDELRIASPTVSGIFFATRTVLQFAQRTGTIPVGNIHDYSLVKERGLLLDVARKYFPVAWVKKLIEHMAALKLNVLQLHLSDNEGFRLETSVDKDKYGVDFETPSVLTKNDILEIIQYAKERCISVIPEFDSPGHMANIIDKLQEHDADKYNDISSGILTKNNLNIKSALAKQIVSDIINEWADAFEGCPDFHLGGDEFYVSLLPLIFGITHDDAVTYLNELSDQVIRKGMKPRVWNDEIFRDGWSVEPNKNGVICYWSATIGFAINGQVIHLDHYAPVMDFISRGYQVVNANQNYLYYSHGNYQPKPQEIYTEWTPLVFAGKNEGIDAQQVIDDLSQVVGALYCVWCDGGDSLEEDIIYQDIKLAIRSMSEKSWASDTANDYSLFTALSDDWEPIHL; encoded by the coding sequence ATGCCTGACGTTAAATTTCCTGAAAATTCAATTATTCCCTCAATTAAAGAATATTCGACTGTAGCAGATGCTTCGTTATCGTTAAATAAATTAACAACTATCTATATATCTAATGAAAACCAGATTCCCGATCTGGAGAGTAAACTTGCTGTATTTATTGAGGAGTTCAAGTTACTCACCGGTAAGGCGTTGACATTGACTTATGATAAACCTGTTGAGCAAGCTGGTTGTATTATCGTCGAGATTAATTCTGAAAATGCATCAGGGTATTTTGATGAGCATTATATTGATGTGATGCCTGATGAACTACGAATCGCTTCACCCACTGTTTCTGGCATTTTTTTCGCAACACGAACTGTCTTACAATTTGCTCAGCGTACCGGCACTATCCCTGTGGGAAATATTCATGATTATTCGTTGGTGAAGGAGAGGGGGCTGCTGCTGGATGTTGCCAGAAAGTATTTTCCAGTTGCATGGGTTAAAAAACTGATTGAGCATATGGCTGCACTGAAGCTGAACGTTTTGCAGCTACATCTTTCCGATAATGAAGGGTTCAGACTTGAAACTTCTGTCGATAAAGATAAGTATGGTGTGGACTTCGAAACGCCATCCGTACTTACAAAAAATGATATTCTGGAAATTATTCAATATGCAAAGGAACGATGCATCAGTGTTATTCCTGAGTTTGACAGCCCGGGACATATGGCAAACATTATCGATAAGCTTCAGGAGCATGATGCCGATAAATATAATGACATTTCCTCCGGTATTTTAACGAAAAACAATCTTAATATTAAAAGTGCTCTGGCGAAGCAGATAGTTTCTGACATTATAAATGAATGGGCGGATGCTTTTGAAGGCTGCCCGGATTTTCACCTGGGTGGAGATGAATTTTATGTTTCTTTATTGCCTTTGATTTTCGGTATAACTCATGATGATGCGGTGACATATCTGAATGAACTATCTGATCAGGTTATCAGGAAGGGAATGAAACCACGTGTCTGGAATGATGAAATATTCAGGGATGGCTGGAGTGTTGAACCGAACAAAAATGGCGTTATCTGTTACTGGTCGGCAACGATCGGATTTGCTATTAACGGACAGGTTATCCACCTGGATCACTATGCACCTGTGATGGATTTTATTTCCCGCGGATATCAGGTTGTTAATGCCAACCAGAATTATCTGTATTATTCTCATGGTAATTATCAACCTAAGCCACAGGAAATTTATACAGAATGGACGCCTCTTGTCTTTGCCGGTAAGAATGAAGGGATTGATGCACAGCAAGTTATTGATGACCTGAGTCAGGTTGTCGGAGCATTATATTGCGTCTGGTGCGATGGAGGCGATTCCCTGGAAGAAGATATCATTTATCAGGATATCAAACTAGCTATTCGCTCAATGTCTGAAAAAAGCTGGGCCAGCGATACGGCTAATGATTATTCCCTGTTTACTGCATTATCTGACGACTGGGAACCGATCCATCTTTAA
- a CDS encoding alpha/beta hydrolase, whose amino-acid sequence MILDTKDFEHHGHRYRLYIAYKEQVTEPELFHPLYFLDPSMQFDVMIQNNNESDGAAILYVGIGYPEGVDVQAARTRDYTIPAEGAEYEGGGGAEAFYDFIATQVKPWVESAYAIDTGKQTLAGHSYGGHFVLYTLFNHGNAFQNYVSASPSIWWGDGILVPEGDLVLDKDINLLSLIIGEYEEKVHPENGESDRERIERINADPRLRTRNLAMRLIGNEQRCSFSFLPGRRHGGVPKDYAKIANIIAGQQPQADGL is encoded by the coding sequence ATGATACTTGATACAAAAGACTTTGAGCATCATGGTCATCGCTATCGACTTTATATAGCCTATAAAGAACAGGTCACTGAACCAGAATTATTTCATCCACTTTATTTCCTCGACCCCAGTATGCAGTTCGATGTGATGATTCAGAATAACAATGAGTCTGATGGCGCTGCAATATTATATGTCGGGATAGGTTATCCGGAAGGTGTGGATGTTCAGGCGGCACGAACCCGCGATTATACGATTCCGGCGGAAGGTGCTGAATATGAAGGTGGCGGTGGGGCTGAAGCGTTCTACGATTTTATCGCCACGCAGGTTAAACCCTGGGTTGAGTCTGCTTATGCAATAGATACCGGTAAACAGACACTGGCCGGGCATTCATATGGTGGACATTTTGTTCTGTATACCTTGTTTAACCACGGTAACGCATTCCAGAATTATGTCTCTGCCAGTCCTTCGATATGGTGGGGCGATGGCATTCTCGTTCCGGAGGGGGATTTGGTTCTTGATAAAGATATTAATCTTCTGAGCCTGATTATTGGGGAGTATGAAGAAAAAGTTCACCCTGAAAACGGTGAGTCGGACAGGGAACGGATAGAGCGAATTAATGCGGATCCTCGCCTGCGGACCCGTAACCTGGCAATGAGGCTAATCGGTAACGAACAGCGATGCAGTTTCAGTTTTCTACCCGGCCGCCGTCATGGAGGTGTTCCTAAGGATTACGCGAAGATCGCGAATATTATTGCTGGTCAACAGCCCCAGGCCGACGGGCTGTAG
- a CDS encoding lysozyme: MNISDKGLALIKRFEGCSLKAYPDPATGGAPWTIGYGWTRPVDGVAVHPEMVITKQKAEQLLRCGIVSYEQALNRLIRVRLTQNQFDALVSLTWNIGTRAFSTSTLLQKLNGGNYQGAADQFLRWVHADGKVMPGLERRRRAEKTLFLAAP, encoded by the coding sequence ATGAATATCAGTGATAAAGGGCTGGCGCTGATTAAGCGTTTTGAAGGATGCAGCCTGAAAGCGTACCCGGACCCCGCCACTGGCGGGGCGCCATGGACCATTGGTTATGGATGGACTCGCCCCGTGGATGGCGTTGCGGTACATCCGGAGATGGTCATCACTAAACAGAAAGCGGAACAGCTGCTGCGTTGCGGCATCGTCAGCTACGAACAGGCCCTGAACCGGCTGATTCGGGTACGGCTGACTCAGAATCAGTTCGATGCTCTGGTCAGTCTGACCTGGAATATCGGCACTCGCGCTTTTTCCACCTCTACGCTGCTTCAGAAGCTGAACGGCGGTAATTACCAGGGCGCTGCGGATCAATTCCTGCGCTGGGTTCACGCTGATGGCAAGGTAATGCCAGGTCTGGAAAGACGGCGCAGAGCGGAGAAAACGCTGTTTTTAGCAGCACCATAA
- a CDS encoding antiterminator Q family protein, translating into MRNIQQVLERWGGWAARDNSGLDWSPVAAGFKGLVATRRSNRPNCSDDDGLAIDACISRLRQTRQSGEFDLLMAHYVYGVPKRTLAKMLKQDEKTVRVQMQVAEGFIDGCLSMSDIRLEMDPEVEFQRVIPEMNVRRMRMLA; encoded by the coding sequence ATGCGCAATATTCAGCAGGTACTTGAACGTTGGGGTGGCTGGGCTGCCAGGGATAACAGCGGGCTGGACTGGTCGCCGGTAGCGGCTGGCTTTAAGGGACTGGTGGCAACCCGGCGCTCTAACCGTCCCAACTGTAGTGATGATGATGGTCTGGCCATCGATGCCTGTATCTCAAGGCTGCGCCAGACCCGCCAGAGCGGAGAGTTCGATCTCCTGATGGCGCACTATGTTTACGGCGTTCCCAAACGAACGCTGGCAAAAATGCTTAAACAGGATGAAAAAACGGTACGGGTACAGATGCAGGTGGCGGAAGGGTTTATTGATGGCTGCCTGAGTATGTCGGATATTCGACTCGAAATGGATCCCGAAGTGGAATTCCAGCGAGTGATTCCCGAAATGAATGTCCGGCGGATGAGAATGCTGGCATAA
- a CDS encoding S24 family peptidase has product MGQAADILQKNIKYLMDKSGVASVSELARQLRMQQSTLHRMLTGEVRDPKYTTLSNIAAFFQVSPIDLIERDLQQEGPHSDSLAHQAWQFHSRGVPVLGNTQLGHGGYWSDMEYPVGSGDGYLRWPSSDDDVYALKCVGDSMMPRIKEGEFVIIEPNHSYHPGDEVLVVTHGGEVMVKTFLFERDGYYHLLPVNEDHAPIRLASIDVAKIQYVAGIAKSTLWMP; this is encoded by the coding sequence ATGGGACAGGCCGCAGATATTCTGCAAAAAAACATTAAATATCTGATGGATAAGTCTGGGGTTGCCAGCGTCAGCGAACTGGCGCGCCAGCTCAGAATGCAGCAGTCCACGCTGCACCGGATGCTGACCGGCGAGGTACGGGACCCGAAATACACCACGCTTAGCAATATCGCCGCCTTCTTTCAGGTATCGCCCATCGATCTTATCGAGCGCGACCTGCAACAGGAAGGCCCTCACAGCGACTCACTGGCTCACCAGGCCTGGCAGTTCCACTCCCGCGGCGTACCGGTACTGGGCAATACCCAACTGGGTCACGGCGGTTACTGGAGCGATATGGAGTATCCGGTCGGCAGCGGCGATGGCTATCTGCGCTGGCCTTCCAGCGACGACGATGTCTATGCCCTGAAATGCGTTGGGGATTCGATGATGCCGCGTATTAAAGAGGGAGAGTTCGTGATTATCGAGCCCAATCACAGCTATCATCCGGGCGATGAGGTGCTGGTGGTGACTCACGGCGGCGAAGTGATGGTAAAAACCTTCCTGTTCGAGCGTGACGGCTACTATCACCTGCTGCCGGTCAATGAGGATCATGCGCCGATCCGTCTGGCCAGCATCGACGTGGCGAAGATCCAGTACGTGGCCGGTATTGCCAAATCCACGCTGTGGATGCCGTAA
- a CDS encoding YfhL family 4Fe-4S dicluster ferredoxin, which yields MALLITKKCINCDMCEPECPNEAISMGESIYEINSDRCTECIGHYETPTCQKVCPIPNTIVKDPAHVEDEEQLWDKFVLLHHADKISIP from the coding sequence ATGGCGCTGCTTATCACGAAAAAATGCATCAACTGCGATATGTGCGAGCCGGAGTGCCCGAACGAAGCGATTTCCATGGGGGAGAGTATTTACGAGATCAACAGCGATCGCTGTACCGAGTGCATCGGCCATTATGAGACGCCGACCTGCCAGAAGGTGTGTCCGATCCCCAATACCATTGTGAAAGATCCGGCGCACGTCGAAGATGAGGAGCAGCTGTGGGATAAGTTTGTGCTGCTCCATCATGCAGATAAAATATCTATACCCTAA
- the acpS gene encoding holo-ACP synthase yields MAVLGLGTDIVEIARIEAVIERSGERLARRVLSDGEWAQYQAHQQPVRYLAKRFAVKEAAAKAFGTGIRNGLAFAQFEVFNDEMGKPQLRFHGAAQALAIQMGVTAVHVSLADERRYACATVIIEN; encoded by the coding sequence ATGGCGGTGCTGGGGCTTGGTACCGATATCGTCGAAATCGCGCGTATCGAGGCGGTGATCGAGCGTTCCGGCGAACGTCTGGCGAGAAGGGTGCTCAGCGATGGCGAGTGGGCGCAGTATCAGGCCCATCAGCAGCCGGTGCGCTATCTTGCCAAACGCTTCGCGGTAAAAGAGGCGGCGGCCAAGGCGTTCGGTACCGGCATCCGCAACGGTCTGGCTTTTGCCCAGTTCGAAGTCTTTAACGATGAGATGGGCAAACCGCAGCTGCGCTTTCACGGCGCGGCCCAGGCGCTGGCTATTCAGATGGGCGTGACGGCGGTGCACGTTTCGCTGGCGGATGAGCGTCGTTATGCCTGTGCGACGGTGATTATCGAAAACTAA